One stretch of Candidatus Baltobacteraceae bacterium DNA includes these proteins:
- a CDS encoding glycosyltransferase family A protein, with product MISIVIATKDRALFLQRALESLGQQRNAPEFEVVVADNGSTDGTPQVVADAVEIVPYHLRRIEAGRANRGLARNMGIAAAAGELILFVDDDVWLPPNFIAAHAGKHRGGRSRVVTGPILNVPDYTHRPRPAASNYSSAFFCTCNASVSKVALDAVGGFDEAFNLYGWEDTELGLRLRNAGLEHAFAWDAFLCHIKPPEPLELAIRRTVEKATMAARFVQKSPTLRTKLATGAYPLNLARANLVAPLLPFLAGVASSDVLPSSVIGFARNRLLDGLYLQQLDKEMKFKGPLGESKSSRNEDPGR from the coding sequence ATGATCTCGATCGTCATTGCAACCAAAGATCGCGCCTTGTTTCTGCAGCGTGCGCTCGAGTCGCTCGGACAACAGCGCAATGCGCCCGAATTCGAAGTCGTCGTCGCCGACAACGGTTCGACGGACGGGACGCCGCAAGTCGTTGCAGATGCGGTCGAGATCGTTCCATATCATTTGCGTCGGATCGAGGCTGGTCGCGCGAATCGTGGATTGGCACGGAATATGGGTATCGCGGCCGCCGCCGGCGAGCTGATCTTGTTCGTCGACGACGACGTGTGGTTGCCGCCGAATTTCATCGCTGCGCACGCCGGCAAACATCGCGGCGGACGCTCGCGCGTCGTCACCGGGCCGATCCTCAACGTCCCGGATTATACGCACCGTCCGCGTCCGGCCGCCTCGAACTATTCGAGCGCATTCTTTTGCACGTGCAACGCTTCGGTGTCGAAGGTCGCGCTAGATGCTGTCGGTGGCTTCGATGAGGCGTTCAATCTGTATGGGTGGGAAGACACGGAGCTCGGCCTGCGACTGCGCAACGCCGGGCTCGAGCACGCGTTTGCTTGGGATGCATTCTTGTGTCACATCAAGCCGCCCGAGCCGCTCGAGCTTGCGATTCGAAGGACCGTCGAGAAAGCCACGATGGCGGCGCGGTTCGTGCAAAAGAGTCCAACGCTACGTACCAAACTCGCGACCGGCGCGTATCCCCTCAATCTCGCGCGCGCAAATCTCGTTGCTCCGTTGCTTCCGTTTCTCGCCGGCGTTGCCAGCAGCGACGTGCTGCCATCGTCCGTCATCGGCTTTGCGCGCAACAGGTTGCTCGACGGGCTATATTTGCAACAGCTGGACAAGGAAATGAAATTTAAGGGCCCCCTCGGGGAATCGAAATCGAGTCGTAATGAAGATCCTGGTCGTTAG
- a CDS encoding ATP-binding cassette domain-containing protein, with translation MIELRDVVVRYPGMARAALDGVNLEIASGETVALVGSSGSGKTTLLRTINALVPVTSGNVIVDGTHVESLRGKALRAMRTRLAFIAQHHDLVDRLRVHQNVMAGALGRWSAMHALRYLAVPLPAELEEARAALERVGIPDKLRAKTSDLSGGERQRVAIARALVQRPEAILADEPVASLDPQLASQILELLTALAREGGLALVCSLHQPQLAERHFDRIVRLERGRLLRAA, from the coding sequence GTGATCGAACTCCGGGACGTCGTCGTGCGCTATCCGGGAATGGCCCGGGCCGCGCTCGACGGCGTTAACCTGGAGATAGCTTCAGGTGAGACGGTCGCCCTCGTCGGGTCGAGCGGCAGCGGCAAGACCACGCTGCTGCGTACGATCAATGCGCTTGTTCCGGTCACATCGGGAAACGTGATCGTCGACGGAACACACGTCGAATCGTTGCGCGGAAAAGCCTTGCGTGCCATGCGTACGCGACTCGCGTTCATCGCGCAGCATCACGATCTCGTCGATCGTCTGCGCGTCCATCAGAACGTCATGGCCGGCGCGCTCGGACGTTGGAGCGCAATGCACGCTCTGCGCTACCTTGCGGTTCCCCTTCCCGCGGAGCTCGAAGAGGCCCGAGCGGCGCTCGAACGCGTGGGGATCCCGGACAAGCTGCGCGCCAAAACTTCGGACTTATCGGGCGGCGAGCGGCAACGCGTTGCAATCGCGCGTGCGCTCGTGCAGCGGCCCGAAGCAATTTTAGCCGACGAACCGGTTGCATCCCTCGATCCGCAGCTGGCGAGTCAGATTCTCGAGCTGCTCACCGCGCTGGCACGCGAAGGGGGCTTGGCGCTCGTGTGCTCGCTGCATCAACCGCAGTTGGCCGAGCGGCATTTCGATCGCATCGTGCGCCTCGAGCGCGGGCGCCTTCTGCGCGCGGCGTGA
- a CDS encoding biotin/lipoyl-containing protein, with protein sequence MSDDTKDIEALAAIAREFDLDAVRVRVGKREIEVVRRSPRPFTAAAPVQTAANAQAPAPGGGPVASAHTKKVTAPLVGVFYRAAAPGEEPFVNVGDRVEAGDTVCTLEAMKIFNEITTDFAGTIVRVVPENGELVALGDDLFWIEP encoded by the coding sequence GTGAGCGACGACACCAAAGATATCGAAGCGCTGGCCGCAATCGCGCGCGAGTTCGATCTCGATGCGGTTCGCGTGCGCGTCGGAAAGCGCGAGATCGAGGTCGTGCGCCGCAGTCCGCGCCCATTTACGGCTGCGGCGCCGGTGCAAACGGCTGCGAACGCACAAGCTCCGGCCCCCGGCGGCGGCCCCGTCGCATCGGCCCACACGAAAAAAGTTACGGCGCCGCTCGTCGGTGTGTTCTATCGCGCGGCCGCACCGGGCGAAGAGCCGTTCGTGAACGTCGGCGACCGGGTCGAAGCCGGCGATACGGTATGCACGCTCGAAGCGATGAAGATCTTCAACGAGATCACGACCGATTTCGCGGGGACGATCGTGCGCGTCGTCCCGGAGAATGGCGAGCTCGTTGCGCTCGGAGACGATTTATTTTGGATCGAGCCATGA
- a CDS encoding ABC transporter permease subunit, which translates to MNFFPPDLSAHYLTYLFVPVAQTIGMACAGMLLAFLFGTPLAIIVATRAPGARAISAVLAALRAIPDLTLAILAVVLLGLGPAAGIAALWIFYTAMIGKVFAELLLAAPSAPIDALRATGAPRAALAAFGMIPMMFADLLTFGMYSFECAMRAAIIVGAVGGGGLGTELVGTINALDYHRAATLIIVLVACIAAVDVFGMFVRRHPQAALVLIPLGVITLWIDRPQLFAVGHAVTTFAAMLPPQLNPQELAALPNLLWQTAEIAIFGTALGAVIGFLIALVAARGIVPLAIVIVTRRVLDTLRAIPEIIWGLILVVSVGVGPLAGIFALGLHSGGVLGKLYSEAFENVDRSPVASIMATGAPMPATVAFAIVPLALGPIAVNTLFRLEWNARAAAVVGMIGAGGLGQALFLAQQLFFYKTMAAYVAITWLIVLIFDTLGDRIRGRSITAMT; encoded by the coding sequence GTGAACTTTTTTCCGCCGGATCTCTCCGCGCACTATCTGACGTATCTGTTCGTCCCAGTCGCGCAGACGATCGGGATGGCGTGCGCGGGGATGCTGCTCGCGTTCCTTTTCGGAACGCCGCTGGCCATCATCGTAGCGACGCGCGCACCCGGTGCGCGAGCAATCTCCGCGGTTCTCGCGGCGCTGCGCGCAATACCCGACCTGACGCTTGCGATTCTGGCGGTTGTCCTACTCGGACTCGGTCCGGCCGCGGGCATCGCGGCGCTGTGGATCTTCTACACGGCGATGATCGGGAAGGTCTTCGCTGAGCTGCTCTTGGCCGCACCATCCGCACCGATCGACGCGCTGCGTGCGACCGGAGCACCGCGGGCCGCCCTCGCCGCATTCGGGATGATCCCGATGATGTTTGCAGATTTGCTCACGTTTGGAATGTATTCGTTCGAATGCGCGATGCGTGCAGCAATCATCGTCGGTGCCGTCGGCGGCGGCGGGCTCGGAACCGAGCTCGTCGGAACGATCAACGCCCTCGACTATCATCGCGCGGCGACGCTGATCATCGTGCTGGTCGCGTGCATTGCCGCCGTCGACGTGTTCGGAATGTTCGTACGACGCCATCCTCAAGCCGCACTCGTCTTGATACCGCTGGGCGTCATCACGCTGTGGATCGATCGACCTCAGCTCTTTGCAGTCGGGCACGCCGTCACGACGTTCGCTGCCATGCTTCCACCGCAGCTGAACCCGCAGGAACTCGCGGCGCTTCCCAATCTGTTGTGGCAAACCGCCGAGATTGCAATCTTCGGAACGGCGCTCGGCGCCGTCATCGGATTCCTCATCGCGCTCGTCGCGGCGCGTGGAATCGTCCCGCTTGCAATCGTGATTGTGACGCGCCGCGTGCTCGACACGTTGCGCGCGATCCCTGAGATCATCTGGGGTTTGATTCTGGTCGTCAGCGTCGGCGTCGGCCCGCTCGCCGGCATCTTTGCGCTGGGGTTGCACTCCGGCGGTGTACTGGGAAAACTTTATTCGGAAGCCTTCGAAAATGTCGACCGCTCGCCGGTCGCATCGATTATGGCAACCGGCGCGCCGATGCCGGCAACCGTTGCGTTTGCCATTGTCCCACTCGCGCTCGGTCCGATCGCGGTGAATACGCTCTTTCGCTTAGAGTGGAACGCGCGCGCCGCCGCCGTCGTCGGAATGATCGGCGCAGGGGGGTTGGGCCAAGCGCTGTTTCTTGCGCAGCAGCTCTTCTTTTACAAAACGATGGCGGCATACGTCGCGATCACGTGGCTCATCGTCTTGATTTTCGACACGCTCGGCGATCGCATACGCGGCCGCAGCATTACGGCAATGACGTAG
- a CDS encoding glycosyltransferase: MPLAATIQLCTYNRAHLLARVLDACFEQDVAPGAYEVVLVDDGSSDGTNLVIDAAKVRARVPFTVVSQANAGLAAARNAGIAASIGERIILIDDDVLPMPNLVAEHVRAAQRNPDLVVRGAVIEVETFDHLPAPFWTPKNYSANWFWTSNVSASRRSLDLVRLGERQWFDETFSEYGWEDIELGLRLREAGIRGSFNRNAVAFHYKPKSERDRAVDDIVRQRRAQARTALILQQKHPSWRVRLATGNTKVQRSLHRIGHALHVQRGVDRAASDAYFDELERGS, from the coding sequence GTGCCGCTCGCAGCAACGATCCAGCTCTGCACCTACAATCGCGCGCATTTGCTTGCGCGTGTCCTTGATGCGTGTTTCGAGCAAGACGTCGCGCCAGGCGCATATGAAGTCGTCCTGGTCGACGATGGTTCGAGTGACGGCACGAACCTTGTGATCGATGCTGCCAAAGTGCGCGCGCGTGTACCCTTTACGGTCGTCTCGCAAGCCAATGCGGGATTGGCTGCGGCGCGCAATGCCGGAATCGCTGCATCCATCGGCGAGCGCATCATCTTGATCGACGACGACGTCTTGCCGATGCCGAACCTCGTCGCCGAGCACGTCCGGGCCGCGCAGCGCAATCCGGATTTGGTCGTGCGCGGCGCCGTCATAGAGGTCGAGACCTTCGACCATCTGCCTGCCCCGTTTTGGACGCCGAAGAACTATAGTGCGAATTGGTTTTGGACGAGCAACGTTTCGGCGTCACGCCGGAGTCTCGATCTCGTTCGTCTCGGCGAACGTCAGTGGTTCGACGAAACGTTCTCGGAATACGGTTGGGAAGACATCGAGCTGGGTCTGCGCTTGCGAGAAGCCGGAATTCGCGGTTCGTTCAACCGGAACGCGGTGGCGTTTCACTACAAGCCGAAGTCCGAACGCGACCGCGCCGTCGATGACATCGTTCGCCAGAGACGCGCGCAAGCTCGCACGGCTTTGATCTTGCAGCAAAAGCATCCAAGTTGGCGAGTGCGGCTCGCAACCGGAAATACGAAAGTGCAGCGTTCCCTGCACCGTATCGGTCACGCGCTGCACGTGCAGCGCGGCGTCGACCGGGCGGCGTCGGACGCGTATTTCGACGAGCTCGAACGCGGAAGCTAA
- a CDS encoding VOC family protein — MARYLHTSIFVNDMTQSIDFYTKKLGLKLLDGPVHYPGNADMAFVGDSWDAYIELVYDLEDHPPYEVGSRYEHLALEVADVPATIERLRGAGVRIVKEPKKSPSGTRTIAFVEDPNGIPIELLEPR, encoded by the coding sequence GTGGCTCGTTATCTGCACACTTCGATTTTCGTGAACGACATGACGCAATCGATCGACTTCTATACGAAAAAGCTCGGATTGAAGCTGCTCGACGGTCCCGTGCACTATCCGGGAAACGCGGACATGGCGTTCGTTGGTGATAGTTGGGATGCGTATATCGAGCTGGTATACGATCTCGAGGATCATCCACCGTACGAAGTCGGAAGTCGTTACGAGCATCTTGCTCTCGAAGTCGCCGACGTTCCGGCGACGATCGAGCGCCTGCGCGGCGCCGGCGTGCGCATCGTCAAAGAGCCGAAGAAATCTCCGAGCGGTACGCGCACGATTGCGTTCGTCGAAGACCCGAACGGAATTCCGATCGAACTCTTGGAGCCTCGCTAA
- the rfaE1 gene encoding D-glycero-beta-D-manno-heptose-7-phosphate kinase has translation MRGKRILVVGDLMIDEWIWGDVSRISPEAPVPVVKVGRHTFTLGGAGNVANNLRALGASVAFVGVVGDDSEGIRAKEMFAALGVDASGVLQVANRPTTRKTRIVAHNQQVVRADWETTVSLSAAEGARVVEQVQKRVGDADAVVLSDYAKGLLSRPIVEAALVAPVVVADPKPANIDLFAGVTCVAPNSAETAQIMSMPVDSDVALERAARDLLLRLSCKYVLITQGEHGMTLYGRDGEHLTVPAAARTVFDVSGAGDTVVAVLSCALAAGVTIHSAMQLANFAAGVVVEKLGTATASPEEVVALLEASER, from the coding sequence ATGCGCGGCAAACGGATCCTCGTCGTCGGCGATCTGATGATCGATGAATGGATTTGGGGAGACGTCTCGCGCATCTCGCCCGAAGCGCCGGTTCCCGTCGTAAAGGTCGGACGGCACACGTTCACCCTGGGCGGAGCCGGAAACGTCGCCAATAACTTGCGCGCGCTCGGCGCTTCGGTAGCGTTCGTCGGGGTCGTCGGCGACGACAGCGAGGGAATTCGCGCCAAGGAGATGTTTGCGGCGCTGGGCGTCGATGCGAGCGGTGTGTTGCAGGTCGCGAACCGTCCGACGACGCGCAAGACGCGGATCGTCGCGCACAATCAACAAGTCGTGCGGGCCGATTGGGAGACGACCGTTTCGCTTTCCGCCGCTGAGGGTGCGCGCGTCGTCGAACAAGTCCAAAAACGCGTCGGCGACGCCGACGCGGTCGTGCTCTCCGACTACGCAAAAGGCCTGCTCTCGCGTCCGATCGTCGAGGCCGCGCTCGTTGCGCCGGTCGTCGTCGCCGATCCTAAGCCCGCAAATATCGACTTATTTGCCGGCGTCACATGCGTTGCCCCGAACTCTGCGGAGACGGCGCAAATCATGTCGATGCCCGTCGATTCCGACGTGGCGCTCGAGCGCGCTGCGCGTGATTTGCTGCTGCGCCTGAGTTGCAAGTACGTGCTCATCACGCAGGGCGAACACGGCATGACGCTCTACGGTCGCGACGGCGAACATCTCACGGTCCCGGCTGCGGCGCGAACCGTGTTCGACGTCAGCGGTGCCGGCGATACCGTCGTCGCGGTGCTCAGTTGCGCGCTCGCGGCCGGTGTGACGATTCATTCGGCGATGCAGCTGGCGAATTTCGCGGCCGGCGTCGTCGTCGAAAAGCTTGGAACGGCAACGGCCTCCCCCGAAGAAGTCGTCGCGCTGCTTGAAGCGAGCGAACGGTGA
- a CDS encoding glycosyltransferase family 9 protein → MRALLISVGGGVGDTFLASIVARALRTRYAEVDVLAAPAHRSILRGNPDITLILEDASASALRTRAYDASVCTWATFENAMIPVLARVPERVGQARRMYSMLFTKRVAVRSELGDRTTHWTQILLDYARALGCDTADTQPRITLGAEDRAEAQALLDRARIGGQFAILHPTRGITRPQRWPVQPFGRLINVLVERYELPLLVSGSREDRPLVERMFAEARTEPRAFMPRNAAAINIAGMTSLRGYTALAERAQFVVAMDSGPMHLAASTGGPTAGIFALRSDEPDRWAPLGAHATIVRGTYACPPLHRKETCPNFACVSALGFSAITAAVDRVLAGPTSLP, encoded by the coding sequence GTGCGCGCGCTTCTAATTTCGGTCGGCGGTGGTGTCGGCGATACGTTCCTCGCGAGCATCGTCGCGCGAGCGTTGCGAACCCGCTATGCGGAAGTCGACGTGCTGGCCGCGCCCGCGCATCGTTCGATCTTGCGCGGCAACCCGGACATTACTCTGATTCTGGAGGACGCATCGGCTTCGGCATTACGCACGCGTGCATACGACGCATCGGTTTGCACCTGGGCGACCTTCGAAAACGCAATGATTCCGGTGCTTGCGCGTGTCCCGGAGCGCGTCGGGCAAGCCCGGCGGATGTACTCTATGCTGTTCACCAAGCGCGTTGCCGTTCGCAGCGAGCTCGGCGATCGCACGACTCATTGGACCCAGATCTTGCTCGACTACGCACGTGCGCTCGGATGCGACACGGCGGATACGCAACCGCGCATCACACTGGGTGCCGAGGATCGCGCCGAGGCGCAAGCGCTCCTCGATCGCGCTCGCATTGGCGGACAATTTGCGATTCTGCATCCGACGCGTGGGATCACGCGTCCGCAGCGCTGGCCCGTCCAGCCTTTTGGCCGGTTGATCAACGTGCTCGTCGAGCGCTACGAGCTACCGCTGCTCGTCTCGGGCTCGCGCGAAGATCGTCCGCTGGTAGAGCGCATGTTTGCGGAAGCGCGCACCGAGCCTCGTGCGTTCATGCCGCGCAACGCGGCTGCAATCAATATCGCGGGGATGACCTCGCTGCGCGGCTATACGGCGCTCGCCGAGCGCGCGCAATTCGTCGTTGCGATGGACAGCGGACCGATGCACTTGGCGGCGTCGACGGGTGGGCCGACGGCCGGAATCTTTGCGTTGCGGTCGGACGAACCCGATCGCTGGGCGCCGCTCGGCGCGCACGCGACGATCGTGCGCGGCACGTATGCCTGTCCACCCTTGCATCGCAAAGAAACGTGTCCGAATTTTGCGTGCGTCAGCGCACTCGGATTTTCCGCCATCACCGCGGCCGTCGACCGCGTGCTGGCGGGACCTACGTCATTGCCGTAA
- a CDS encoding adenylyltransferase/cytidyltransferase family protein: protein MSEGSRILTPDAAAAWRDLQRANKRIVVFTNGVFDLIHAGHVGYLEWARAQGDALIVGLNSDDSTRRLKGPARPFVPFDDRAHVLAGLRCVDVVVGFGELTPETILDRLRPDIHVKSAQYRIEDLPERIVIERFGGRIVLAPHASGKSTTDLAARIIDRQGG from the coding sequence GTGAGCGAAGGTTCGCGCATCCTCACACCGGATGCGGCTGCGGCATGGCGCGACTTGCAGCGCGCCAACAAACGCATCGTGGTTTTCACCAATGGGGTCTTCGATCTGATTCATGCCGGACACGTCGGCTATCTCGAGTGGGCGCGAGCCCAAGGCGACGCGCTCATCGTCGGTCTCAATAGCGACGACTCGACGCGCAGGCTCAAAGGCCCCGCGCGGCCGTTCGTTCCGTTCGACGATCGCGCGCACGTGCTCGCCGGCCTGCGTTGCGTTGATGTGGTCGTCGGTTTCGGCGAGTTGACGCCCGAGACGATCCTCGATCGCTTGCGTCCCGACATTCACGTCAAGAGCGCACAGTACCGGATCGAAGACCTACCGGAACGAATCGTCATCGAGCGATTCGGCGGACGCATCGTTCTTGCGCCGCACGCCTCCGGGAAGAGCACGACCGATCTCGCGGCGCGAATCATCGACCGCCAAGGCGGTTAA
- a CDS encoding SIS domain-containing protein, producing MDRAMMGERRDFRTLLNDRRGLLEAPHYQGQVEAIAQAIITAFRSGKKVLWFGNGGSAADAQHLAAEFSGRFLRERPGYPSESLSSNPSAVTAISNDFGYENVFARQVEAFAQPGDVVVGITTSGNSRNVMFGLDAAKRRGALAIAFTGNGGGKVAEIADLILMGPDGYSAIIQEVHITMGHIVCDLVDQALSHGLG from the coding sequence TTGGATCGAGCCATGATGGGCGAGCGGCGTGATTTCCGCACGCTGCTCAACGATCGCCGCGGCCTTCTCGAAGCTCCACATTATCAAGGGCAAGTCGAAGCTATCGCGCAGGCCATCATCACCGCATTCCGCAGCGGCAAGAAAGTGCTGTGGTTTGGGAACGGCGGCAGCGCTGCCGACGCGCAACACCTTGCAGCCGAGTTCAGCGGCCGCTTCTTACGTGAACGTCCGGGTTATCCGTCCGAATCGCTCTCCTCGAATCCATCGGCCGTGACCGCAATCTCAAACGACTTCGGATACGAGAACGTTTTCGCGCGGCAAGTCGAGGCCTTTGCGCAGCCGGGCGACGTCGTCGTCGGAATTACGACCAGCGGAAACTCACGCAACGTCATGTTCGGACTCGATGCGGCCAAGCGGCGTGGTGCGCTTGCAATTGCGTTCACCGGTAACGGCGGCGGTAAGGTTGCGGAGATCGCCGACTTGATCTTGATGGGACCGGACGGCTATTCCGCGATCATCCAAGAAGTCCACATTACGATGGGCCACATCGTCTGCGACCTCGTCGACCAAGCGCTATCGCATGGCCTCGGCTGA
- the phnD gene encoding phosphate/phosphite/phosphonate ABC transporter substrate-binding protein: MTHRLTRQSLLQVIGAGLLLGSGTAPVGAAAALRIGMVPDAGATQVSIDEKAPLRDYLTMKIGKPVELVIPTNYNATVEALGNGSLDFAYLGGLTYVKAHQAYGVIPLVQRASDRQFHCLFITQTNSSIQKLTDLRGKKFAFGDVASTSGHLMPDYALRNAGVDPDKDLTVRYTGNHPATAKAVESGAVDAGAIDESVYKSLIDGGQIDKTKVRVFYTTPPFVDYVWVARKDMAKADQDSLSNAFLSLKEPSDDKILSILRGTSFVRADDAEYATLRSVATQLKLL, encoded by the coding sequence TTGACACATCGGCTGACGCGTCAAAGCCTGCTTCAGGTTATTGGCGCCGGCTTGCTCTTGGGCAGTGGTACCGCGCCGGTCGGCGCGGCTGCGGCGCTGCGGATCGGGATGGTACCCGATGCCGGCGCGACGCAGGTCTCAATCGACGAGAAGGCTCCACTGCGGGATTATCTCACCATGAAAATCGGGAAGCCGGTCGAGCTCGTCATCCCAACAAACTACAACGCAACCGTCGAGGCTCTCGGAAACGGTTCGCTGGACTTCGCATATCTGGGCGGTCTTACGTACGTCAAGGCGCATCAAGCGTACGGAGTCATTCCGTTGGTGCAGCGCGCGAGTGACCGTCAGTTCCATTGCCTCTTCATCACGCAGACAAACTCGTCGATTCAAAAGCTGACCGATTTACGCGGAAAGAAGTTCGCATTCGGCGACGTCGCGTCGACGAGCGGGCATCTCATGCCGGATTACGCGCTTCGCAACGCCGGTGTCGATCCCGACAAGGATCTCACCGTGCGCTACACCGGCAATCATCCGGCGACCGCGAAAGCAGTCGAATCGGGGGCGGTCGATGCGGGCGCAATCGACGAGAGCGTTTACAAGTCGTTGATCGACGGCGGACAAATCGACAAGACAAAAGTGCGCGTGTTCTACACGACGCCGCCCTTCGTCGACTATGTCTGGGTTGCGCGCAAAGACATGGCTAAGGCCGACCAAGATAGCCTTAGCAACGCGTTTCTTTCGTTGAAGGAACCCAGCGACGACAAGATCCTCTCGATTCTTCGCGGGACATCTTTCGTGCGAGCCGACGACGCGGAATACGCCACGCTCCGAAGCGTCGCGACACAACTCAAGCTTCTGTGA
- the hisS gene encoding histidine--tRNA ligase produces the protein MSERYAHDCVRRRPERNSDRTLGASLIEIAAPRGTQDVYPPESRRWEAFESAARELAARFGYGEIRTPMFESTDLFVRGVGETTDIVEKEMYTFDDKGGRSMTLRPEWTAPVVRAVLQHNLLAQGPQRLFYIGPFFRYERPQAGRYRQANQFGIECFGYAGAEADVEVMQLAMLLLRRYGLADATLRINSIGDAVCRPHYREALLAYFRPFAGQLSADSRARLERNPMRILDSKDPEDQRLVQNAPTFLDQLCDACDEHFAEVRGYLDALGLPYVVDPRIVRGFDYYTRTVFEIVSPSLGAQNAVCGGGRYDGLVESLGGPATPAVGFGMGEERFLMVARAHEAEAPREGLQAIALGDAARAWLTPVVGALRSRTDTGPVHMDFASRRIAAQFKIADRNNARWALIVGDDELASGSIVVRDLDARSEQRLEVGVGGEATVVAGAIVSAIGAA, from the coding sequence ATCTCCGAGCGGTACGCGCACGATTGCGTTCGTCGAAGACCCGAACGGAATTCCGATCGAACTCTTGGAGCCTCGCTAATCGAGATCGCGGCCCCGCGCGGAACGCAGGACGTCTATCCGCCCGAGAGTCGCCGCTGGGAAGCGTTCGAGTCGGCGGCGCGCGAGCTTGCGGCGCGATTTGGTTACGGCGAGATTCGCACGCCGATGTTCGAATCGACCGACCTCTTCGTTCGCGGCGTCGGCGAGACCACCGACATCGTCGAAAAAGAGATGTACACGTTCGACGACAAGGGCGGACGTTCGATGACGCTGCGCCCGGAATGGACGGCACCCGTCGTTCGAGCTGTCTTGCAGCACAATTTGCTGGCGCAAGGTCCGCAGCGTTTGTTTTACATCGGCCCGTTCTTCCGGTACGAGCGTCCGCAAGCCGGCCGGTATCGCCAAGCCAATCAGTTTGGGATCGAATGCTTCGGTTATGCGGGTGCGGAGGCCGACGTCGAGGTGATGCAGCTTGCGATGTTGCTTTTACGGCGTTACGGCCTGGCGGACGCGACGCTGCGGATCAATTCGATCGGCGATGCAGTCTGTCGTCCCCATTATCGCGAGGCGCTGCTCGCATATTTTCGTCCGTTTGCCGGGCAGCTCTCGGCCGATTCTCGCGCGCGCCTGGAACGCAATCCGATGCGCATCCTCGATAGCAAGGATCCCGAGGATCAAAGGCTCGTGCAAAACGCGCCGACCTTCCTGGATCAGTTGTGCGACGCATGCGATGAGCACTTTGCCGAAGTCCGCGGGTATCTGGATGCTCTAGGTTTACCGTACGTCGTCGACCCGCGAATCGTGCGCGGCTTCGATTACTACACGCGTACGGTGTTCGAGATCGTCTCGCCGTCGCTGGGAGCGCAGAACGCGGTTTGCGGCGGCGGCCGCTACGATGGGCTCGTCGAGTCCCTGGGCGGTCCGGCGACGCCGGCAGTCGGATTCGGCATGGGCGAGGAACGCTTCCTTATGGTAGCGCGTGCGCACGAGGCCGAAGCGCCTCGTGAAGGCCTGCAAGCGATTGCATTGGGGGACGCCGCGCGCGCGTGGCTGACGCCCGTCGTCGGCGCGCTGCGTTCTCGCACCGATACGGGTCCCGTGCACATGGATTTTGCATCGCGCCGAATCGCGGCCCAGTTCAAAATCGCCGACCGAAACAACGCGCGCTGGGCGCTTATCGTCGGTGACGATGAGCTCGCGTCCGGAAGCATCGTCGTTCGCGATCTCGATGCGCGCAGCGAGCAACGGCTGGAGGTCGGCGTCGGAGGCGAAGCCACGGTCGTAGCCGGCGCGATTGTCTCCGCGATCGGAGCCGCGTGA